The DNA segment aaaaaaacaccaaaggtagcagaaggaaagaaatcataaagaccagatcagaaataaatgaaaaagaaatgaaggaaatgataggaaaatcaataaaactaaaagctggttccttgagaaaataaaaaaaatggataaaccattagccagactcatcaagaaaaaaagggagaagactcaaataaaaagaattagaagatACTTTCGGTAGATTACTCCTTTCTGCCCGTGGACACCACTGAGTAAGCATCATTGacgtctcccccccaccccactgccgTCATGTGTAAGTCAGAGTCACCCAAAGAGCCTGAACAGCTGCGGAAGCTCTTCATCAGAGGTTTGAGCTTTGAAACAACCGACGAGAGCCTGAGGAGCCATTGTGAGCAGTGGGGAGCACTCACAGATTCTGTGGCAATGAGTGATCCAAACACCAAGAGCTCCAGAGGCTTCGGGTTTGTCACGTATGCCACCGTGGAGGAGGTGCATGCGGCCATGAATGCAAGGCCACACGAGGTGGATGGAAGAGTTGTGGAACCAAAGAGGGCCGTCTCAAGAGAAGATTCTCAAAGACCTGGTGCCCACTTAActgtgaaaaagatttttgttGGTGGCATTAAAGAAGACACTGAAGAACATCATCTAAGAGATTATTTTGAACAGTATGGGAAAATTGAAGTGATTGAAATCATGACTGATCAAGGCAGTGGCAAAAAGAGAGGCTTTGCTTTCGTAACCTTTGATGACCATGACTCTGTAGACAAGACTGTCATTCAGAAATACCACACTGTGAATGGCCTCAGCTGTGAAGTAAGGAAAGCCCTATCTCAGCAAGAGATGGCTAGTGCCTCAACCAGCCAAAGAGGTCGAAGTGGTTCTGGAAACTTTGGTGGTGGTTGTGGAGGTGGTTTTGGTGGGAATGACAGCTTTGGTCATGGGGGAGACTTCTGTGGCCGAGGTGGCTTTGGTGGCAGCCATGGTGGTGGGGGACATGGTGGCAGTGGAACTGGCTATAATGGGTTTGGTAATGATGGAAGCAATTTTGGAGGTGGTGGAAGCTACAATGATTTTGGCAGTTACAACAATCAATCCTCAAATTTTGGACCCATGAAAGGAGGAAACTTTGGAGGCAAAAGTTCTGGCCTCTATGGTGGTGGAGGCCAAAATGTTGCCAAACCCTGAAACCAAGGTGGTTATGGTGgttccagcagcagcagtagctatAGCAGTGGCAGAAGGTTTTGATTACTTCCAGGAAACAAGGCttagcaggagaggagagccagagaagtgacAGGGAAGCTACAGGTTACAACAGATTTGTGAACTCAGCCAAGCACAGTGGTGGCAGGGCCTAGCTGctacaaagaagacatgtttTAGACAATACTCATGTGTATGGGCAAAAAAACTCGAGGACTGTATTTGTGACTAATTGTATAACAggttattttagtttctgttcttTGGAAAGTGTAAAGCATTCCAACAAAGGGttttaatgtagatttttttttttgcacacatGCTGTTGATTGCTAAATGTAATAGTCTGATCATGACACTGAataaatatgtcttttaaaaaaattagaaatgaaaaaggaggagtaacaactgacactgctgaaatacaaaggatcatgacagattactacaagcaactgtatgccaatagaatggacaacctggaagatatggacaaattcttagaaaagcacaaccttccaagactgaaccaggaagaaatagaaaatataaacagaccaaccacaagcattgaaattgaaactgtgattaaaaatcttccaacaaacaaaagcccaggaccagatggcttcacaggaaaattctatcaaacatttagagaagagctaacacctatccttctcaaactcttccaaaatataacagagggaggaacactcccaaactcattctacgaggccaccatcaccctgaaaccaaaaccagagaaagatgccacaaaaaaagaaaactacaggccaatatcactgatgaatatagatgcaaaaaccctcaacaaaatactagcaaacagaatccaatagcacattaaaaggctcatacaccatgatcaagaggggtttatcccaggaatgcaaggattcttcaatatacacaaatcaatcaatgtgatacaccatattaacaaactgaaggataaaaaccatatgataatctcaatagatgcagaaaaagctttcgacaaaattcaacacccatttatgataaaaactccccagaaagtaggcatagagtgaacttacctcaacataataaaggccatatatgacaaacccacagcccacatcgttctcaatggtgaaaaactgaaaccatttcctctaaaatcaggaacaagacaaggatacccatgCTCACCactatattcaacatagtttgagaagttttagccacagcaatcacagaagaaaaagaagtaaaaggaatccaaattggaaaagaagaaataaagttgtcactgtttgaaaatgacatggtactatacacagagaatcctaaagatgctaccagaaaactattagagctaatcaatgaatctggaaaagtaccaggatacaaaattaatgcacagaaatctcttgcattcctatacactaatgatgaaaaatctgaaagagaaattaaggaaacactcccatttaccattgcaacaaaaagaatcaaatagctAGGACTAAACCTAACTAAAGAGACcgaagacttgtatgcagaaaactaaaagaaactgatgaaa comes from the Kogia breviceps isolate mKogBre1 chromosome 6, mKogBre1 haplotype 1, whole genome shotgun sequence genome and includes:
- the LOC131758903 gene encoding heterogeneous nuclear ribonucleoprotein A1-like: MCKSESPKEPEQLRKLFIRGLSFETTDESLRSHCEQWGALTDSVAMSDPNTKSSRGFGFVTYATVEEVHAAMNARPHEVDGRVVEPKRAVSREDSQRPGAHLTVKKIFVGGIKEDTEEHHLRDYFEQYGKIEVIEIMTDQGSGKKRGFAFVTFDDHDSVDKTVIQKYHTVNGLSCEVRKALSQQEMASASTSQRGRSGSGNFGGGCGGGFGGNDSFGHGGDFCGRGGFGGSHGGGGHGGSGTGYNGFGNDGSNFGGGGSYNDFGSYNNQSSNFGPMKGGNFGGKSSGLYGGGGQNVAKP